The Sebaldella sp. S0638 genomic interval TTTACATGAAATACAAATTCCTGAAAGGTAAGTCTTTTATTTCCCGTATACACCTGTACTAATGCACTTACTTTTCCTTGTTCATTTATCTCATTCCCTTTGAATCTATAAATTAATACACCGTCTATATCTTTTATCTCACATTCTCCCACCACCACAGCTCCTGACACTTTTGTTACTGTTAATGTTGCTGTTTTCCCTGTCAAATCGAACGGCATTCCGTATTTCCGTAAAT includes:
- a CDS encoding BppU family phage baseplate upper protein, coding for MRKEYSVDLELFENIKHTNILYVQGDSEVYPLTINLRKYGMPFDLTGKTATLTVTKVSGAVVVGECEIKDIDGVLIYRFKGNEINEQGKVSALVQVYTGNKRLTFQEFVFHV